Genomic segment of Xiphias gladius isolate SHS-SW01 ecotype Sanya breed wild chromosome 16, ASM1685928v1, whole genome shotgun sequence:
gacagaggagaacCGCTACCTGTTCTCCCTGCTGGTGAGGCCACGCAGTCTCCTGATCCTGCAGGATGAAATGTACCAGCGCCTCCTTCATGGCATCCAGGCGTGCGCCCAGGACACACTGACTGACAAGGTGGTGAACCTGTCGACTGCCGGGGCCCTGCCAGGAGAGACACTGACACGAGACACCAGAGTGTCACTGACTATACGCCATGTTCCCAAAGTCATCAAGACAAAGCTTATACtgggaagaaaatgaagaaagaccATCAAGCATAATATCAATGGACATCTTATCCAGGCTGCTTTATGAATTATATTGCACATGTCTATAACGGATCACTTTTAGCCTTTTAAAACATCTACGCTGCCACAAGTGATCTCACTGTACCTCTGGAGCTGTAGTAGCTTTTCAATTTATAGTTGTGACCAACCAAATGTTTGGCTTTCTCAGTTGATAAATGATTGTAATCAACTGATTGTCAGAACTGgaatcagtttttgttgatttgatgAGGTATTTAGTACAGCAATACATACATAAACTAGATATGACAGTATAATTTTGGTTGTGCTTGTTGTATGCATTGTTTACTTTATGGATTTACTTCACAAAAGAGCTCAACCAGTCCATCACAATGACCCATATTATCAGCTGATCTTAGCTTTGTGCAGATATATTGGAATCAGCGTATGTGTTTGCTCATAAATAACAAATTTTGATACAGAAAGGCTATAGATACgatcaaaattaattttaaaatgatgtcgtatgcagtttgtccaccagagagtaCTGACAAGTTATTTTTACCCCGTAAATCTTATTGGTCAGTACATATCTTCATCATATCTCTTTAATGGCCAcatttaaaggggcattccatCAATTTTACTCatgaaattcagtttactaGTCATGAAGTATACTACTTAGCctatgaaaacagttgtgtaatgtCTTAATTGACTCAGGACAAAGCTTTAAGTCTGAGAAAGTAAGTAAAAgatgttgcattatgggaaatgtagaatccagtgtttttggggCTTGACCCATACAAGGGACTagaagtcaggatatctcagcctctgtcGCGTCAGTGTTGACCATTCTTTTTCAAGTCCATCTCTTATGAATCCATCAGCCTTATGTAAGTGCTGGAGGGGTCAAGGGTTACTCATCAAAACTGTTTATGTTAAATATTGGCAAATATATccttatcagattttttaaaaactctcaCATGTCAATAAATGTATCTGCCTCGAGCTTTCGGTATCAGCTGGGCTCTACAATAAATATCTACTTTGCACCATAAATGTTTGTGTCactcagtgtgtttatttgtgtccaGGCAATCCAAATCAAATTTGATCCAGATGTTTCATTTGACACAGCTACAGAgttttggtgggtttttttttttattgtacataataaaaacatgtttaattcaAAGCCCTGCAGAAAGCTTGAAAATGTATCAGGCAGCATTAGCACATTAGGTGTGTCACTTATTAAATAGAGACAGGATTTATTACAAGTTCACTGTTATCTCTGAAGTTTCAACTGGTTTGTTCACGTTTGAGTGATGAGACCACAAAGTCAATCAACCTTCTCtgttaaaatagagaaaagccACAGTGCAAAGGTCTTGATCTGAAGCTGTTGTATTATATAGATCAGGCTTGTTTTGTGTCCAACACAAAGGAAAGGCTTTGTCATCATATGCTCTGCTGTGCAAATGCACTGACTTTGTTTCACTTTGGTGTGAAATCATATTTCACAGGAGGACACCAAAACAATGGAGCCACAGATGAAACGCTGGAAAGGGTCGATGTGTGCCACTGACTCCTGGGTCGCTTATCCTGTACTGTCAGATGAGCAGTCACAAGACATCGAGCTGATCGAGGCGTTTGCTGCACCCATTGTCAACAAGAAAGAGACATCTCGACTTGTCAGGGAGCTGAACAGCCTCTACCCGTTGAATGGCCTTCAGCACATCAAGAGGGTGCGGCCGTGCATGGAGAAGGGCAGCCCTCACCCTCTGGAACTCCTTGTGTGCCTAGTTAGTGATGCACCGGACATGAAGGTGGTCAGCATCGACTCTCTGCTGCCCTCAGATGAAATTAGACATGATGGATTAGGTGAGCCTTTTGTGGTTAAGGTCCCTGCACGTCCCCCCTTGACCCGACCTCAATTCGAGCGGGCAAGCAAACACTGGCCCACCTCCTTTCATGAGGACAAACAGGTGACTGTCGCTTTGAGAGGAGAGCTCTTCAGTCCACCTGAGAAAGCTACAATGCACATGTACATGATGTCTGCTTTCACTGCTGCCAAAGCTGGAAAGGAGATGGGGATGGAGGCAGTTGGGGCTGTAGTGGTCAACCCAGCAATGCAGAGAATCATTGCAGTGGGCCACGACTGCCGAGGTGACCATCCCCTTCATCATGCCGTCATGGTCTGCATTGACCTTGTGGCTCAGAGCCAGGGCGGTGGATGTTATTCTTTTGACAGATACCCTGCTTGCCGATTTACTTCACCAACgtcagaaacatttcaaaacgTGACTGATGTAGATGCGAGCTCTCAGCCATACATTTGCACTGGGTATGACCTTTATGTGACCCGAGAACCTTGTGTTATGTGTGCCATGGCACTGGTGCACTCCCGGATTGGCCGTGTGTTCTATGGGAGTTCTTCTGCCGATGGGGCATTGGGAACCAAGTTCAAAATCCACTCTCAGAAAGATCTGAACCATCGCTTTGACGTTTACAAAGGAGTCTTGAGCAAGCAGTGTGAGGATCTTAATTTGTTGGACAACCACATCAAAGGCAAAGTTTAAAGGAATGCAGATAATTAATGTATGAATTTAATCAGTGGGACTGGAGTTGAAAATTTCTTAGTTGTAGTTACCACAGGTGTAACTACAGGAATAAACCAATGTTTTATGAAAGCAATTATTTTAAGTAAAGTTTTTAATCATGTGGTGATTGTTCTATTGAAAGCATGTGTGTAGTTTAAAACCAGTAACAAGGTCCCCACCATGACTTTCCATTAGATGGGGGTGTATGACCGTAACCTTAAAATTCTGAGACTTACAGGCTTGTTTGATGGAATAAAGAGAATGTAAGTGACACTGAAGCTTGACCTGGGATACAACACTTGTTCAGTAAATATTATGATAATTTAGTGAATTATTATAAAAGCTACTGCAAGAGTCAGAAGTAAGAGCTGCTCTcaagtttttttattaatgcaaAGCAGTTTAATAAATAGTGTAACTCATTCACATTTATCTAATTTtaatctgaaacacacagaaaaaaaacagttgtattgtaaatgttttctaaGGTTTAACACATCGACATTGGAAAAGccattatttttcttgtttgctgAAGGGCTTGAAATACTGGTGATGAGCCTCTGTAATtgacttaattaaaaaaaaaagtatcccACTGGGGTTTACAGCAGTCAACACACAGGTAGGGATCCTTACAAAGGAGTCTTGAGCAAGCAGTctgatatatatgtgtgtgtgtatatatgtaaagatatatgtatgtgcatatatgtgtctatatataatgtgtgtgtatatatatacatatatatatgtatgtatgtgtatgtgtgtacatacgtatgtgtgtatatctacgtatgtatgtgtatgtatgtatgtgtgtgtatatatgtatatatatgtgtgtgtgtatatatgtatatatatgtgtgtgtgtatatatgtatatatatgtgtgtgtgtatatatatgtgtgtgtatatatgtatatatgtgtgtgtatatatgtatatatgtgtgtgtgtatatatgtatatatgtgtgtatgtgtgtgtatgtgtgtatatgtacgtacgtatgtgtgtgtatatgt
This window contains:
- the adat3 gene encoding probable inactive tRNA-specific adenosine deaminase-like protein 3 encodes the protein MEPQMKRWKGSMCATDSWVAYPVLSDEQSQDIELIEAFAAPIVNKKETSRLVRELNSLYPLNGLQHIKRVRPCMEKGSPHPLELLVCLVSDAPDMKVVSIDSLLPSDEIRHDGLGEPFVVKVPARPPLTRPQFERASKHWPTSFHEDKQVTVALRGELFSPPEKATMHMYMMSAFTAAKAGKEMGMEAVGAVVVNPAMQRIIAVGHDCRGDHPLHHAVMVCIDLVAQSQGGGCYSFDRYPACRFTSPTSETFQNVTDVDASSQPYICTGYDLYVTREPCVMCAMALVHSRIGRVFYGSSSADGALGTKFKIHSQKDLNHRFDVYKGVLSKQCEDLNLLDNHIKGKV